Genomic window (Lampris incognitus isolate fLamInc1 chromosome 3, fLamInc1.hap2, whole genome shotgun sequence):
atatgcaaaatatgcatttttctaaaaatggctaaaaaaaacacttttctctgcatttcagatgattctgggacttagaaatgttttggcattatgcaaaataaatgcatttttgcaaaaatgcatttatgatcctaatttttttggaggtggtaggtattgttccagagaggaccagaaaaatagcagaaaattaaaaataattataataattatgcataattatgcaaaatatgcattttctaaaaatggctaaaaaccacttttctcggcattttcagatgattctgagcattacgggggagggagttggagtgggggaggggggtttaggggcagggggaaggcggttagctggcaggatgaagaggagggagatttagacgggtggataaccaaaccgctacattgtagcggggttcttctagtatacatatatattgtgacaaccccggtgtcagcccagcttctgcaacatggccagcgacccagcacagcccagaaacacacCGGTACCCACTTCCCCCCTCAACGGGAGGGAGACTGAGTGACACGCCTGGCCCCAATCAGAGGCTGAGGAGGAGCCcaaggataaaagggagccagagcCAGCCGCCAGGGCGAGAGAGAGGTAGTGATAGTTGTGTTGGCCGCCCAGCGTAGTTGCCAAGGAAGACAGGAGCCAGCCGGCTGAGACGAGGAGCAGTAGTCGTGTTGAGCGTTTTTCCATTTGTCTTGTGAATAAATGCCCAAAGCGGGCCAACCTGCCGACggtctctgtttcgttgttgggtcgggtgctaaagttcccccgtggttgtcacaatatatatatgaaatccagtgaatcttgttattggacttctgtgtaagtcatggattggcaataacaaacaccatgttcgaacataaggtggttcataagtgtacttgctgccagaacaccttaggccgaagatcgatgatagactttgtggttgtgtcatcagatctgtggctgtatgttttggacactcaggtgaagagaggagcagagctgtcaactgatcactacctggtggtgagttggatcagatggtggggaaggctgccggacagacctggtaaACCCagacatgtagtgagggtgacctgggaacgtctggcagaaGCCCCTGTccttgaggtcttcaactcccacctccggaggaagttctcgtgtatccaaCCACTgacctaaggacaggatgttgtgttaccaacctgccgacgagattatcaagtatagattacagagtatagattatgactagttgatgacgtaattgattatgactaatgactattgcaaacttctcttccctaacatgtcttttctctctctctgaacgatgtcttatcctttctctttttctgtatttgaatggtgtcatgtgagtctctcttgcatgcacgtgcagtcggttctcctcccaggtctccgtggtgatggtggtcgccatttggatgctgcctgcccttcctctcctcacataaacacacagccaagacaaggaaggagtggcttcgggacgagtctgtgaatgtccttgagtggcccagccagagcccagacttgaaccccattgaacaggtctggaaagacctgaagatagctgtgcagcgatgctccccatctaaccttacagagctcgagaggatctgcagagaagaatggagaaataccccaaatatcggtgtgccaagcttgtagcttcatacccaagaagacttgaggctgtaatcgctgccaagggtgcctcaaacaagtactgagtaaagggtgtgaatacttatgtacatgcaatatttcagtttattatttttaatacatttgcaaaaatttctacaaaacctttttcgctttgtcattatggggtattgtgtgtagattgatgagaaaaaaaggaatttaatccattttgtaataaggctgtaacataacaacatgtggggaaagtgaaggggtgggaatactttccggatgcattgtATGTGAATATTTCCTCATGTGGTCAAACTACTTTTGGCTCCATCAAAATAAAACCCCACAGAATGAAGCACATGAGTGATTTCAAATAGGTGCCGGTTTTTGGTCCTGAAGCGTTTTTTTTAATACTGTGTAAACGTTTTAATGCAATGGTCCCAAAAATGAGGCTTCCGTTAATACCAATATCAGTGACAGGAGATGTAAGGACATGTACCGTTAACCAAAATATACCAGTCACTCAAAatcagatctactactactactactacttctactgctgctactactactactacaactacgctgCTGTctctagggggcgccacagcggatcatccatttccatctcttcctttcctctgcaccctcctccgtcacaccggccacctgcacgtcctccttcACCgcttccataaacctcctctttggccttcttcttctcctctcccctggcagctccatattcagtcacTCAAAACTGGATGAAAATAAGAAGAACAAAAGATCAAGCTGCTTCCTTTATACTGAGAAAAGAGTAGCTTGTGCTGCAACGCCACAGGAGGGGACTTACGAAAAGCCAACCGGCCACTACGGTTAGCTGAGATCTGGAGCTGGCGCTACTTATTCAACGACATAACTCTTTGGGTTTCTCTTTTGTTAAACTTCGTGTGAGACGGATGCAATGTGCCGAAGCAAGATTTGCTGTTTATCCAAAACTGTTTTTCCCTCTCGCATCAAGTTGGTATATGTGACTCCCGTTTAAAGTTGAAAACTTTCCCagacagcacccggatgtgggccacttcaggcaatgatgcggcaccgatggccttcttctggccctgacaaaatggatgtgagcctgaagtggcccacatgtataatagcaaatatggcccaaatcaaatgtgggtcttttttggcaaagatgcggtgctctcggcagcaTGTAatcggatgtgaccctgaagtggcccgtgtggtaaatggtgaatatggcccaaaatcACAGAAcaaatgtgggccacctttggaaaatatgtggcacatgtggcattgctatggcttggttctggcccagatctgggaaacaggagtggaccgcccaagtgcaagtgtcgggtgtgggacagtTCTGGGCCACaacaattttgctgtctgggttgACTGTAATTGGATTAGCTATGCCGAACAGGCCTGTACACAAGTTGTCATACGttcctgaaaaaacaaaaacatgtttaAACGAATGAATGCTGCTAGAGTTGTTTATAAGGACATTGCATGAGGGTGACATAACTTTTCTTCATGAGATGTCCTTGAAAATCAGTTGTGCGTTTGTCTTGACAGAGTGGGGGGGAGGGAAAGAGAATTTTAATCAGGTCTGGGTATGTTAATTTTGcatcctccatccattatccgaaccgcttatcctgccctcggggtggcggggatgctggagcctatcacttTACGCAAATTATTCAACTTATTACAAAACATTCCCAATCCTCAACGTCCCATTAAACCAGTTACACAGGTCGGTGGATTTCCACTCTGGTCCCCTGGTTTGTAAGGAACTGTTTAGGCCTATGTGTGAGCGCCATCTAGTGGTTTAAACCTGTAACCCTTTATACGGGACGGTTCCTCATACCCataattcaagtcaagtcaagtcaattttatttgtatggcccaatatcggggtagtccaaccttgggggtcgtcccgggtcgtcctctgtgtggattttgtatgttctcactgtgtctgcgtgggtttcctcccacagtccaaagacatgcaggtcaggtgaatcggacatactaaattgtccctaggtgtgaatgtgtgtgtgtgtgtgtgtgtgtgaggtgtgtgtgtgggtcaatcaatcaatcagtcaagttgcattttatatagcgcttttcctgTGATAGACTGCCggcctgtcaagtcaagtcaaatcaattttatttgtatagcccagtatcacaaattacatatttgcctcagtaggctttacagcaacacaacatcctgtccttagaccctctcattggataaggaacaactccctaaaaaaaaaaaaaaaaaaacctctaacagggagaaaacaacaggaagaaacctcagggagagcaacagaggagggatctctctcccaagacggacaacgtgcaatggatgtcgtgTTTACACAACCTACATAATACAGCACTGAAATAGGATAACACAATCGTAATGGAATTATaacatgtatgaagaatatgatgcacaggatgccaagcagtccagatgccaccggagcagcccaggacccaaggccagggtatctccccgcttgctgcccaatgactgctcgggaaggctccagcatcccccctgaccctgagagcaagatgagcagtttggatgatggatggatggatagtttagtTACTTGGCTTGTTACATATAACATGCACATAAAGCCATAAGAGCAGACACTTTGGTATTTCACTCTATTTTTTCACGTAGAAAAGTTACAGGTTTGGCGTACATAAATGGCAAGGGATTAATAAAATCAACATCATCAAAGCAAACAAACTATACCCCCCCCGTCCTGtctccataaataaataaatacaaacataaatacactgctcaaaaaaataaagggaacacataagcaatgcaatgtagctccaagtcaatcacacttttgagatatcaacctgtccagttaggaagcaacactgatttgtgaatcaatgtcacctgttggtaaattgtctaatttccaccaggtagaaattagacaatttgcaagacaacccctataaaaggaatggatttgcaggtggtggccacagaccatttgcctgtcctcatcttttctggccgatctttggttagtttttcattttgctagtgacctcaccactagaggtggcatgaggcggtatctgcaacctacagaagttgctcaggtagtgcagctcatccaggatggcatatcaatgcgtgctgtggcaagaagatttgatgtgtctcccagcacagtgtccagagcatggaggaggtaccaggagacaggccagtacaccaggagacgtggagggggccgcaggaggacaacaaccccgcagcaggaccgctatctggtcctttgtgcaaggaggaacaggaggagcactgccggagccctacaaaacgaccttcaacaggccactaatgtgcaggtttctgctcaaacagtgagaaacagaatgcatgaggatggtacgagggcccgacgtccacaattggggcctgtgctcacagcccaacaccgtgcagcccgattgacctttgccagagaacatcttggttggcagattcgccattggcgccctgtgctcttcacagatgagagcaggttcacactgaacacatgtgacagacgtgagagagtctggagacgctgtggagaacgttttgctgtctgcaacatcctccagtatgaccggtttggcggtgggtcagtgatggtctggggaggcatatccttggagggccgcacagacctctacgtgctagccagaggtaccatgactgccattaggtaccgggatgagatcctcagacccattgtcagaccatatgctggtgcagtgggccctgggttcctgctcatgcatgacaatgctcgtcctcatgtggccagagtgtgtcagcagttcctgtatgtcgagggcattgatgctatggactggcctgcacgttccccagacctgaatccaatcgagcacctctgggacatcatgtctcgtaccatccaccaacgcgatgtcgcaccacagactgtccaggagttgaccgatgccctgatccaggtctgggaggagatccctcaggagaccatccgttgtctcatcaggagcatgcccagacgttgtagggagtgcatacaggcacatggaggccacacacactactgagcctcattttgaatcgtcttgaagaatttccacagaagttggatcagcctatgttctcattttccactttgattttgagtatgattctgaatccagaccttaatgggctaatgattttgatttccattgatcattcttaggttattttgctctaaacacattcctctgtctaataaataaagattttcagctgaaatatttcattcatcgaggtctatattgtgtttttaggtgttccctttatttttttgagcagtataaatAGACATCCAGGtgaatggccaaaaaaaaaataatttttttttgacTTGACAGGAAATGAGACAACTGAATGACGCTGAAAACCACACAAACAATAATAGGACAGTGTGATGATACGTGCAGTAATATTGAACTTAAATCTCTGAAATTTAAAACAGCACATTTTAGAAGAATGCACAGCTTTCAAACACAGATGAGGAACAAAATGCAGAAACACAGATGCAGATGGGTACACCCACCTCGTATAGTGGTAGACAGTCAACACATATAAATCTGCATAGTAAACCCTTTTCATATCAGGCTATGAATTTTGGTTTCATACCGCCCATTCCTACTGTATGCAATAACATGGGGCAGTTAACCTAGTCATTGGACCACTTTTCAAACCTATTGTGTCCATGTGCAATTGTTTTAACTGGTTTTatttacattatttttttttgtcttttgtttttttgttttgtttttttagcattGTGTTCTCAACATCATTGCAAACGATCTTTTCAAGCTATAAATAAAGGTTTGAATGAATGAAAGGTTTGAATACTCAGGGCACTCAGTTCTTTTCCATTTTAAAGCCCCACGGTCTCTGCCTCATGCACGGGCCTGAGGACCACCTCTTTCTTGAGGGCAAAGTGAGTGAGGTTCACCCTGGCACGCAACCTTTCCCTGTGCTGGAGCAAACTGTACAGAGCTTTGGCTAACTTAGCCAGCACCAGCGTGCATGTGACCTCCACTGCCAACAGGCTGTTGTAAATCAGCATTTGGGCCTTGCAATCCTGAGGTCTGCTCCTGCGTGGCGCAGTGTAAGAGGAAGATTGATGGAGAAACTTTGGCCCCGCAGGACAAAAAAAGACCTGGGGCATAGTTGGTCGatatgttgttgttgtggttgttgtggttgtggtagttgttgttgttgttgttgtggtgctTGCCATGGTAGTTGTTGGCATGACAGTTGTGCCTGTGGTCATCACAGTACTGGGGGTTGTCGTTGCAATAGTAGTCACAAGTACAGTCGTGgtgatagcagttgtgaaaatCATTGTTGTCgttggggttgttgttgttgttgttgttgtcataatAGTAGTTGTTGGTGTTGTCATAATAGTAGTTGTTGGTGTTGTCATGGAacttgttggtggtggtgtggttGTGGTTAtcgttggtgttgttgttgtcatggtagttgtttgtggtgttgtTGTAATAGTGATCGTGGGTGTGGTAGGGGCCAAGGTGGTGGTGGGGATGGTTGTAGTTGTTGGCAAGGTGGTGGTGGGTGAAATCGTTGTGGTGAGCATTGGTGTTGTGCTTGTTGCCATGGTGGTTGTAGTTTCTGCGGGTGTCTCTGTCGTGGTAAGAGCGGTAGTTAATGTTGTGGGAGGTAAAGTGGTGATGAAGGCTGTGGTCATTGGCTGGGTGGTTGGGAGCTTAGTGGTTTGCCTGGTGGTTGTCGTAGCAATGGTTGCGGTAGTGGAGGGGGTGGTGGTAGAAGGCGTGGTCGCAGTTGTTGTGGTGATGACGGTGGTAGCAGGTGTGGTAGTGGTTGGTGGAAAGGTGGGGCACACAAGCTCATCCTCTGTTAGAGACACCACCTTCCGTCCCCGTAGACTCTCTGGGTGTTCACACACCTCAGGAGACACTGACTTGATCTTCATCGAATTGGCTTTCATCCAGTGGTACAGATATGTAAGCATGCAGTCACAGCGCCAGGGGTTTCCATTGAGATAGACTTTGCTGAGTTTCTTTAAGGACTCAAAAATGTCCTCAGGAAGTGTCTTAAATTTGTTGTTAGCTAGCCTCAGCGTGGTCAGAGAGGGGACATTATCAAACGTGTTTGCATCCAGAGATGTTAGCATGTTGTTCAGGAGATTTAGCTCCCTTATTTTCGTAAGACCTTTGAAATTTTCTGCAGACAAGGTAGTGATTTTATTTTTGGACAGATCTAGTTTAGTTAGTTCCTTCAGAGGGCTAAATACTGCATCAGGGAGAGAGCTAAGGTTATTTTGACTAAAACTTAAACTGGTCAGTTTTGGCATCTTTCCAAATAGCACCGCAGGTAGAACAGTGAGCTGATTCTTGTGGAGCGTTAGCTGCTTCATCTCAGGGAAGCCCACAAAAAATTCATCTGGTAATTCTGTCAGGAAATTGCTATCTAAAAGCAGCTTATTCAGCTTGTCTTTGTGGGGAATGAGATTAGGTGGCAGTTCAGTTATATTGTTTACAGACAGATTAATTTCTATCAGGTTGGGCAAGTTCTGAAAGATCGAGCTAGGAATAGAGGTCAGCTGGTTTTCATACAGCCTTAATACCTGTAGTTTGATGAGGTTTGAGAAGAGGTTATCAGATACAGCAGTTAGTTGGTTTTTAGCTAAGTGGAGGGTGATGAGGTTCTCAAGATCATCAAAAGTCCCCTCTTCGATTTCATGAATGTTGTTGGTGTGTAAGTGGAGCTCTTTAAGTTTCGCCAGCTTGTCAAAAAGGCCCTTCTCCAGATAACGTAGTTTATTGAGCTTCAGTATAAGTTTCTCCAGGTTGCTCAGGCCTTCAAAGACGCCCACCGGGATCGACGTTATGAGCGTGGATGTGATCTCAATGTCCCTGAGCATTGGTAGACCCTCAAAAGCCCCGGCCTCAATAGATACCGTTGGTGTACCCATGAATTCCACCTTTTTTAGCTCGGGATTTGTTGCAAAGGATCCTCTGGGTATGGTCGTGATTTTACTGCCCACAAAAAAGACCTCTGTCACGCCCTTTGTCAGATTGGTTGGGATTGCTGTCATATTTTTGCCAAAAACGTCCTTGGATATTGAATCATCCACCTTTCCACACAGCTGAGATGGGAATCGAAACAGTAAAGGCAGAAGAAGGAGTGCAAGTCTTGCTCTCGGCATGGTTATTCACtacaaagaaaaaataaaagattTGAGAAAAAGATAGTACTGATAAAAATTAAATACCAGCCCAGAAAAGTTAATAAAAACAAAGTCATACAATACAGAAACATTTTTGATGATATATAGTGTGTCCCTTAATAGATCAAATTGATCTATGAATGGCAtctcaagtgtttttttttaacctcttgACATTAATTATAAACAGTCAAAAGACAGAGTAGCGTTTTCCAAACAAGATTATCACAGCTTTACAGGATCATCAcaattttcatttttttatgtCATTCTACTTCAAATGAGTCCAAACAATGCAGCATTTCCTACCCGTTCACTCCCTGACACAGACGTGAAACAGACGCTTACGATGGTCACAGAAAAATAAACTAACATGCAAAGGTATTCGAGGTATCTATCTTAAGCAGCTGGCCCATCGAGTGCGGGATGCCCACATGACCTGTAGGTTACTGGCCTCTGCGCTGGCAGATAAGACCAAAGGAGGGAAGCTTATGACGCTGCActttactactgtgctgtgaaGAGGCCAGGCAGAAGCCGGCACTATTGACTATAGGCAATACTTGATCATTCGCACACCTACTGTAACTCTAGCACACCCGTTATCAACTTTAGTCGCTTTAATCACCATTCTAGGTCCTTCGTTCCTTCTgccatcaggctgttaaatgctgagagtagtcattttaaataaaggCTTTATATCGCTTTTAAACCACCATAGTAGGgttataccttgtttgtttttcgcatGGCTCGTGGGCCTGTACGTTTACTGacagtagtgggggggggggtgacgagcaatgcatcttagaatgtggtatttatttatttatttatttgttttattcttttaacttgGGTGAATTTCTACCCTTCGCCTGGCCCTTGTGTGAGTCTACATGCAAGGCCACACGAGGGCGACAGTGTGCATCTCCTGCCCATGTACCGATCAGCCTATTGTCTCTGACGTACTGGTGATTGCCACtcgtctgtgagtttgtgtatatgGTCCGGGCAGATTGTAGAACCGAGTTGCCCTTCTGGGATGAATAAAGTCTGAATCTGAATTTATTAAT
Coding sequences:
- the LOC130109279 gene encoding carboxypeptidase N subunit 2-like isoform X2, with protein sequence MPRARLALLLLPLLFRFPSQLCGKVDDSISKDVFGKNMTAIPTNLTKGVTEVFFVGSKITTIPRGSFATNPELKKVEFMGTPTVSIEAGAFEGLPMLRDIEITSTLITSIPVGVFEGLSNLEKLILKLNKLRYLEKGLFDKLAKLKELHLHTNNIHEIEEGTFDDLENLITLHLAKNQLTAVSDNLFSNLIKLQKISKVLRK
- the LOC130109279 gene encoding carboxypeptidase N subunit 2-like isoform X1, which encodes MPRARLALLLLPLLFRFPSQLCGKVDDSISKDVFGKNMTAIPTNLTKGVTEVFFVGSKITTIPRGSFATNPELKKVEFMGTPTVSIEAGAFEGLPMLRDIEITSTLITSIPVGVFEGLSNLEKLILKLNKLRYLEKGLFDKLAKLKELHLHTNNIHEIEEGTFDDLENLITLHLAKNQLTAVSDNLFSNLIKLQVLRLYENQLTSIPSSIFQNLPNLIEINLSVNNITELPPNLIPHKDKLNKLLLDSNFLTELPDEFFVGFPEMKQLTLHKNQLTVLPAVLFGKMPKLTSLSFSQNNLSSLPDAVFSPLKELTKLDLSKNKITTLSAENFKGLTKIRELNLLNNMLTSLDANTFDNVPSLTTLRLANNKFKTLPEDIFESLKKLSKVYLNGNPWRCDCMLTYLYHWMKANSMKIKSVSPEVCEHPESLRGRKVVSLTEDELVCPTFPPTTTTPATTVITTTTATTPSTTTPSTTATIATTTTRQTTKLPTTQPMTTAFITTLPPTTLTTALTTTETPAETTTTMATSTTPMLTTTISPTTTLPTTTTIPTTTLAPTTPTITITTTPQTTTMTTTTPTITTTTPPPTSSMTTPTTTIMTTPTTTIMTTTTTTTTPTTTMIFTTAITTTVLVTTIATTTPSTVMTTGTTVMPTTTMASTTTTTTTTTTTTTTTTTTYRPTMPQVFFCPAGPKFLHQSSSYTAPRRSRPQDCKAQMLIYNSLLAVEVTCTLVLAKLAKALYSLLQHRERLRARVNLTHFALKKEVVLRPVHEAETVGL